The DNA region CTGCTTCTTGTGGGTGTACTCGAACTTCTCCACCGGCTTGCGCAGCGTCTCACGGTAGGCCACCTGCGGCTTGCCAATGTTGGCCTCGACGTGGAACTCACGCTTCATGCGGTCGATGAAGACGTCCAGGTGCAGCTCACCCATGCCGGCGACGATGGTCTGGCCGGTCTCCTCGTCGGTGTGGACGCGGAAGGTCGGGTCCTCCTCCACCAGGCGCTGGATGGCGTTGGAGAGCTTCTCCTGGTCGGCCTTCGACTTGGGTTCGATGGCCTGCTCGATCACCGGGGCCGGGAAGGTCATGGACTCCAGGGTGATGGGGTTGGACGAGTCGCACAGCGTCTCACCCGTGGTGGTGTCCTTGAGGCCCATGACGGCGCAGATCATGCCGGCGCCGATCTCGGAGATCTCCTCGCGCTTGTTGGCGTGCATGAGGTAGATCTTTCCGATGCGCTCCTTCTTGCCCTTGGTGGCGTTGAGCACCTGCCCGCCGGCCTTGAGGACGCCGGAGTACACACGCACGAAGGTGAGCTTGCCCAGGTGCGGGTCGGAGGCCACCTTGAAGGCCAGCACCGACAGGGGCTCGTCATCGCTGGGGTGACGCTCGAGCTCGACGGACTCGTCACCAGGCTTGTAGCCGGTGATGGCCGGCACGTCCAGCGGGGAGGGCAGGTAGTCGACGATGGCGTCGAGCAGCGGCTGCACACCCTTGTTCTTGAAGGAGGTACCGCAGGTCACAGCGGTGAAGGCGTTGGCAAGGACGCCACGACGCACGGCGGCCTTGACCTGCTCGATGGTCACCGAGTCGGCGTCCTCGAGGTAGGCCTCCATGAACTCCTCGTCGTTCTCGGCGATGGTCTCGAGCATCTCGGCGTGAGCGGCCTCGGCTTCGTCCTTGAGCTCAGCCGGGATCTCCTCGGTGGTGTAGTGGGCACCGAGCTCGGTCTCACCGCGCCACAGCTTGGCGTTCATCTCGATGAGGTCGATGACGCCCTCGAACTTGTCCTCAGCACCCACCGGCAGCTGCAGGAGCACCGGGATGGCATGCAGACGATCCTTGATGGTCTGCACGGCGTGGTCAAAGTCAGCTCCGGTGCGGTCCATCTTGTTGATGTAGCAGATGCGCGGCACGCCGTACTTGGCGGCCTGACGCCACACGGTCATCGACTGCGGCTCGACACCGGCCACACCGTCGAAGACGGCGACGGCACCGTCGAGCACACGCAGGGACCGCTCCACCTCGACGGTGAAGTCCACGTGTCCGGGGGTGTCGATGATGTTGATCTGGGTGTCGTGCCAGAAGGTGGTGGTGGCAGCCGACGTGATGGTGATACCACGCTCCTGCTCCTGCTCCATCCAGTCCATGGTGGCGTTGCCCTCGTGGGTCTCACCAATCTTGTAAGACTTGCCGGTGTAGTACAGGATGCGCTCGGTCGTGGTGGTCTTACCGGCATCGATGTGTGCCATGATGCCGATGTTGCGGACGTTCCTGAGGTCTGTATTGGCCACTGTTGTCAACCTCGAATCTGTGGGTGCGTGGTCTATGCGGAATGATGCTCGTCGTAGGTGAACCGCAGGTGAACCAAATCACCGGGGTTCGGGCTGAGAACATGAAGGTGCCCCCTCACATCAATGGCGAGGGGGCTCGTTCATCACCAGCGGTAGTGGGCGAAGGCGCGGTTGGCCTCGGCCATCTTGTGGGTGTCCTCGCGACGCTTCACCGAGGCTCCCAGACCGTTGGAGGCATCCAGGATCTCGTTCATGAGACGCTCGGACATGGTCTTCTCACGACGCTCACGGGAGAAGGTCACCAACCAGCGCAGCGCCAAGGTGGTCTGACGAGCAGGCTTGACCTCCACCGGGACCTGATAGGTGGCGCCACCGACGCGACGGGACTTGACCTCCAAGGAGGGCTTGATGTTGTCGAGCGCACGCTTGAGGGTCTGCACCGGATCGGTGTTCGTCTTGGCACGGCACCCCTCGAGGGCGGTGTAGACGATGTCCTGGGCGACGGTCTTCTTGCCGTCGAGCAGGATCTTGCTGACGAGCTGGGAAACCAGCGGGGACCCGTAGACCGGGTCGACCATCACTGGACGCTTGGGAATGGCTCCTTTACGAGGCATGTCACTTCTCCTTCTTGGCGCCGTAGCGGCTGCGAGCCTGCTTGCGGCCCTTGACACCCTGCGTATCGAGGGACCCGCGGACGATCTTGTAGCGCACGCCCGGGAGGTCCTTCACACGACCGCCGCGCACGAGCACCATCGAGTGCTCCTGGAGGTTGTGGCCAATTCCGGGAATGTAGGCCGTGACCTCGATACCCGACGACAGGCGAACACGGGCAACCTTGCGGAGGGCCGAGTTCGGCTTCTTCGGGGTGGTGGTGTACACGCGGGTGCACACGCCACGACGCTGCGGGGATCCCTTGAGGGCAGGGGTCTTGTTCTTGCTGATCTTGTCAGTACGGCCCTTGCGGACCAATTGCTGAATTGTTGGCACCGGCTTGGTTTCTCTTTCCGTGTCTGTGGTTAAGAATCCCTGGCTGTGCACCCGTGGCACTCGGCGCTGGGCCACCGCTGTCCCGCGCTCTGAGTGGAAGGGGTGCCGTGCGAACTCCGCACAGACGGACCAGGCTCGCAGCAACTCGAGAGGTCGTACCGTCCTGCCAGGGCACGCACAAGCGTCCGGAGATACCGGACACGATGAACAAGGCTATCACCGTGGCACCGTCAGGCCAAAGCAGACGTGCCCCCAGCAAGACGACGAGGCGGCCACCGGACCCCTCCGGCAACCGCCTCGCTGCATCTCACCGCGTGTCGTGGCGTTCACACGCGGTGTTCGACCGAACTCATCAACCGAGGTCTCCGAAATCGAGATCGTCCAGGGCCACCGAGGCTCCCGAGCCGGATCCGAAATCGTAGTCGAACGGGTCGTAGTTCATGGTGAACGCCGCTGCCTTGGCCTCTGCCGTCGGCTCCACACGCATGTTGCGGTAGCGCTCCAGTCCGGTACCGGCCGGGATGAGCTTACCGAGGATGACGTTCTCCTTGAGACCGACGAGGGTGTCGGTCTTGCCGTTGATCGCGGCATCGGTGAGCACCTTCGTCGTCTCCTGGAAGGACGCGGCCGACAGCCACGACTCGGTGGCCAGGGATGCCTTGGTGATGCCCATGAGCACCGGGCGGCCCTCGGCGGGACGACCACCCTCGGCGACGGCGGTACGGTTGGCAGCCTCATAGAGCGGACGGTCCGCCAGCTCACCGGGCATCATCGTCGTGTCGCCGGAGTCGATCACCGTGATACGGCGCAGCATCTGGCGAATGACGATCTCGATGTGCTTCTCGTGGATCGGGGCGCCCTGGGTGGCGTACACCTTCTGGACCTCACCGACCAGGTGCTCCTGGACCTTGCGCACACCCATGACGCGCAACACATCGTGGGGGTCGAGGGTACCGGCGGTGAGCTGCTGTCCAGCCTCCACCCGTGCACCATCGCGAATGACGACGTGCCGGCCACCGAAGTCGAACTCCAGACGTGCGCGACGTGGCAGGGTGTACTCCACATCCTCCTCACCGTCGTCACGCACGAGGATGAGCTTGCGCCGGGAGTCGGACTCCTCCAGACGAACGACACCGGAGGCCTCGGCGATCGGCGCCTTGCCCTTGGGGGAACGGGCCTCGAAGAGCTCGACGACACGCGGCAGCCCCTGGGTGAT from Cutibacterium granulosum includes:
- the fusA gene encoding elongation factor G: MANTDLRNVRNIGIMAHIDAGKTTTTERILYYTGKSYKIGETHEGNATMDWMEQEQERGITITSAATTTFWHDTQINIIDTPGHVDFTVEVERSLRVLDGAVAVFDGVAGVEPQSMTVWRQAAKYGVPRICYINKMDRTGADFDHAVQTIKDRLHAIPVLLQLPVGAEDKFEGVIDLIEMNAKLWRGETELGAHYTTEEIPAELKDEAEAAHAEMLETIAENDEEFMEAYLEDADSVTIEQVKAAVRRGVLANAFTAVTCGTSFKNKGVQPLLDAIVDYLPSPLDVPAITGYKPGDESVELERHPSDDEPLSVLAFKVASDPHLGKLTFVRVYSGVLKAGGQVLNATKGKKERIGKIYLMHANKREEISEIGAGMICAVMGLKDTTTGETLCDSSNPITLESMTFPAPVIEQAIEPKSKADQEKLSNAIQRLVEEDPTFRVHTDEETGQTIVAGMGELHLDVFIDRMKREFHVEANIGKPQVAYRETLRKPVEKFEYTHKKQTGGSGQFGRVIIAIEPQEPGFGYEFVNAVTGGRIPKEYIPSVDAGIQESMRFGVLAGFPVEDIKVTLLDGAYHEVDSSEMAFKIAGSMAFKEAARKANPGLLEPLMAVEVTTPEDYLGTVIGDLNSRRGQVQEMVEAHGNKVVRALVPLSEMFGYVGDLRSKTSGQASYSMEFDSYGECPTNVAEEIIAKTNGGK
- the rpsG gene encoding 30S ribosomal protein S7, coding for MPRKGAIPKRPVMVDPVYGSPLVSQLVSKILLDGKKTVAQDIVYTALEGCRAKTNTDPVQTLKRALDNIKPSLEVKSRRVGGATYQVPVEVKPARQTTLALRWLVTFSRERREKTMSERLMNEILDASNGLGASVKRREDTHKMAEANRAFAHYRW
- the rpsL gene encoding 30S ribosomal protein S12, translating into MPTIQQLVRKGRTDKISKNKTPALKGSPQRRGVCTRVYTTTPKKPNSALRKVARVRLSSGIEVTAYIPGIGHNLQEHSMVLVRGGRVKDLPGVRYKIVRGSLDTQGVKGRKQARSRYGAKKEK